One genomic segment of Chelonia mydas isolate rCheMyd1 chromosome 1, rCheMyd1.pri.v2, whole genome shotgun sequence includes these proteins:
- the LOC102944521 gene encoding small nuclear ribonucleoprotein F, with protein MSLPLNPKPFLNGLTGKPVMVKLKWGMEYKGYLVSVDGYMNMQLVSTEEYMDGALSGHLGEVLISCNNVLYIRGVEEEVGEMRE; from the coding sequence ATGAGCTTGCCCCTGAACCCCAAGCCCTTCCTGAATGGGCTGACAGGGAAGCCGGTGATGGTGAAGCTGAAGTGGGGGATGGAGTACAAGGGCTACCTGGTGTCTGTCGATGGCTACATGAACATGCAGCTTGTAAGCACAGAAGAATACATGGATGGTGCATTGTCAGGACACCTTGGTGAAGTTTTGATAAGCTGTAACAATGTCCTGTACATCAGAGGAGTAGAAGAAGAAGTTGGAGAAATGAGAGAATAA